The following are from one region of the Bos mutus isolate GX-2022 chromosome 18, NWIPB_WYAK_1.1, whole genome shotgun sequence genome:
- the LOC102279288 gene encoding metallothionein-1C, whose amino-acid sequence MDPNCSCSTGGSCSCPGSCTCKACRCPSCKKSCCSCCPVGCAKCAQGCICKGASDKCSCCA is encoded by the exons ATGGACCCCAACTGCTCCTGCTCCACTG GCGGCTCCTGCAGCTGCCCTGGCTCCTGCACCTGCAAGGCCTGCAGATGTCCCTCCTGCAAGAAGA gctgctgctcctgctgccctGTGGGCTGTGCCAAGTGTGCCCAGGGCTGCATCTGCAAAGGGGCCTCGGACAAGTGCAGCTGCTGTGCCTGA
- the LOC102279002 gene encoding metallothionein-1B — MDPNCSCPTSGSCSCAGSCTCKACRCPSCKKSCCSCCPVGCAKCAQGCICKGASDKCRCRA, encoded by the exons ATGGACCCCAATTGCTCCTGCCCCACTA GCGGCTCCTGCAGCTGCGCTGGCTCCTGCACCTGCAAGGCCTGCAGATGCCCCTCCTGCAAGAAGA GCTGCTGCTCTTGCTGCCCTGTGGGCTGTGCCAAGTGTGCCCAGGGCTGCATCTGCAAAGGGGCCTCGGACAAGTGCCGCTGCCGTGCCTGA
- the LOC102278728 gene encoding uncharacterized protein: MSVHIVESWEGTGRKPGALLVARDKVPPCWGQVGGGRRFGAHGAQPHSRNLALGRAWCSPPGPGAAGGAGAGRGRPSAPGPLPVGIIALGSWAPARLPSDQWICFATCSGPRTSLFLQMDPNCSCPTGGSCSCAGSCTCKACRCPSCKKSCCSCCPVGCAKCAQGCVCKGASDKCSCCA; this comes from the exons ATGTCTGTCCACATCGTGGAAAGCTGGGAAGGGACGGGCAGGAAGCCTGGAGCGCTACTTGTCGCTCGGGACAAAGTTCCTCCGTGTTGGGGGCAAGTAGGGGGAGGGAGGCGTTTCGGTGCACACGGAGCCCAGCCGCATTCCCGGAATCTTGCGCTCGGCCGCGCGTGGTGCTCACCGCCCGGCCCGGGCGCAGCGGGCGGCGCGGGTGCAGGCAGGGGCAGACCCTCTGCGCCCGGCCCGCTTCCTGTGGGTATAATAGCGCtcggctcctgggctccagcacGCCTCCCATCCGACCAGTGGATCTGCTTTGCCACTTGTTCTGGACCTCGGACCTCGCTTTTCCTCCAAATGGACCCGAACTGCTCCTGCCCCACTG GCGGCTCCTGCAGCTGTGCTGGCTCCTGCACCTGCAAGGCCTGCAGATGTCCCTCCTGCAAGAAGA gctgctgctcctgctgccctGTGGGCTGTGCCAAGTGTGCCCAGGGCTGTGTCTGCAAAGGGGCCTCGGACAAGTGCAGCTGCTGCGCCTGA